In one window of Notolabrus celidotus isolate fNotCel1 chromosome 17, fNotCel1.pri, whole genome shotgun sequence DNA:
- the LOC117828639 gene encoding inositol monophosphatase 1-like, with the protein MADPWQNAYDVAVDVARAAGAVIRKAGECEIKVCTKSSTVDLVTKTDERVEKIIIGALKEEFGDGSHCFIGEESVAKGEACILTDKPTWIIDPVDGTTNFVHGFPFVAVSIAFAVNKELEFGVIYSCLEDKMYKARRGKGAFCDDEPISVSDVKDINKSIIISEHGTDRSPEKVKKIFSTMQKILCIPVHGLRGSGTAATNMCLVACGAVEAFFEIGIHCWDIAAGAVIVREAGGLLLDVDGGPFDLMSRRMVSANNDTIAKRIIQEIEIFPAERDDAVPQKK; encoded by the exons ATGGCAGATCCATGGCAGAACGCATATGATGTTGCTGTTGATGTGGCAAGAGCAGCTGGGGCC GTCATCAGGAAAGCTGGAGAATGTGAGATTAAGGTCTGCACAAAGAGCTCCACTGTAGACCTCGTCACCAAGACCGATGAGAGGGTGGAGAAAATCATCATCGGTGCTCTTAAAGAAGAATTTGGAGACGGCTCACACTG TTTCATTGGAGAGGAGTCAGTCGCAAAGGGGGAAGCGTGTATCTTGACTGACAAACCTACATGGATCATCGACCCTGTGGATGGCACCACAAACTTTGTCCATGG ATTCCCCTTCGTGGCTGTATCCATTGCCTTTGCTGTCAATAAGGAG TTGGAGTTTGGCGTGATATACAGCTGCTTGGAAGACAAAATGTATAAAGCGAGGAGGGGAAAGGGAGCCTTCTGTGATGATGAACCCATTTCAGTGTCTGATGTAAAAG ATATCAATAAGTCCATTATCATCTCTGAACATGGAACTGACAGGAGCCCAGAGAAAGTAAAGAAGATCTTCTCCACCATGCAGAAGATCCTCTGCATCCCAGTGCACGG CCTCCGTGGGTCAGGAACAGCTGCCACCAACATGTGCTTGGTTGCCTGCGGGGCGGTGGAAGCCTTCTTTGAGATCGGAATCCACTGCTGGGACATCGCTGCCGGAGCGGTCATTGTCAGAGAAGCTGGAGGACTTCTTCTGGATGTTGATG GGGGACCATTCGACTTGATGTCTCGAAGGATGGTTTCTGCAAACAATGACACGATTGCAAAGCGGATCATCCAGGAAATTGAGATATTCCCAGCGGAGAGGGATGACGCGGTTCCACAGAAGAAGTAA
- the LOC117829257 gene encoding inositol monophosphatase 1-like: MSDPWQECMDHCVEVTKKAGVMIREALQKDIAVMQKSSPVDLVTETDQKVEQLIISSIKEKYPTHSFIGEESVAAGAPSILTDNPTWIIDPIDGTTNFVHRFPFVSVSIGFTVKKEIEFGIVYSCIEDKMYTARKGKGAFCNGAPIKVSGQEDISQSMVLTEMGFKKDPEIFKTMMANIKTILTIPVHGIRSPGSAAINMCLVACGSADAYYHMGIHCWDMAGGAAVVTEAGGVIMDISGGPFDLMSRRLIVASSRAIAERIAKEITEFHVGRDDTDG, from the exons ATGATCCGCGAGGCGCTCCAGAAGGACATCGCCGTCATGCAGAAGAGCTCGCCGGTTGACCTGGTGACCGAGACGGACCAGAAAGTGGAGCAGCTCATTATATCCTCCATCAAGGAGAAGTACCCCACTCACAG CTTCATCGGTGAAGAGTCGGTAGCAGCCGGCGCTCCTAGCATCCTCACCGACAACCCCACCTGGATCATTGACCCGATCGATGGCACCACCAACTTCGTACACAG GTTCCCCTTTGTGTCCGTATCAATCGGCTTCACTGTGAAGAAAGAG ATAGAGTTTGGGATCGTGTACAGCTGCATCGAGGATAAGATGTACACAGCACGGAAAGGGAAAGGAGCTTTCTGCAACGGAGCCCCGATCAAAGTGTCAGGACAGGAAG ATATCAGCCAATCAATGGTTCTGACTGAAATGGGCTTCAAGAAAGATCCAGAGATTTTCAAGACGATGATGGCCAACATCAAGACCATCCTCACCATCCCTGTACATGG TATCCGCTCTCCGGGTAGTGCAGCGATCAACATGTGTCTGGTGGCGTGTGGGTCAGCTGATGCTTACTACCACATGGGCATCCACTGCTGGGACATGGCCGGAGGGGCGGCCGTGGTTACTGAGGCCGGAGGAGTTATCATGGACATCTCAG GTGGACCCTTCGATCTGATGTCTCGGAGGCTGATCGTGGCCAGCAGCAGAGCGATAGCAGAGCGCATCGCCAAAGAGATAACAGAGTTCCACGTCGGCAGGGACGACACAGATGGCTAA